From Acidobacteriota bacterium, a single genomic window includes:
- a CDS encoding DUF2088 domain-containing protein: protein MSLQLRRKTHESIVYIDRDSAPRIMPNGEDFIINDLPVGTRVIYPNPPIKGLPNREAAIRYAINHPIDAKPLYAQLEPGMRVTIAMDDISLPLPPMATPDLRQTMLEVVLDMCAANGVDDIHLIIANSLHRKMTAWEMERMVGSRIFNAFYPDRYYNHDAEDDANLVTLGHTRHNEPLRVNRRAIESDILIYLNINLVPMDGGHKSVAVGLCDYESLRAHHEPQTIRDSHSYMDPPASELNHKVIRLGKLVDEACNVFHIETAINNKMFPDGYDILTRNEDEFSFADRMKWEAMKRTFSKLPRGARRKMLHAIPAQYELIACHAGATEPVHEKILEKNYQQYEIPVKGQCDILITGIPDISPYNVYSALNPLLVQVMALGYHFNMYRNKPLLRKGGVMIITHPCFDEFDHNFHPSYIEFFHRLLPESRDAFYLREKYEREFAENPAYIEMYRRGNAYHGAHPFFMWYWGENGRQHVGKVIVAGAENAHVPEMLGWERADNLTDAIAMAKSYKGRSAEITMLHQPIIGLCSVTD, encoded by the coding sequence ATGTCTCTTCAATTACGCAGAAAAACACACGAATCGATCGTTTACATCGATCGCGACAGCGCGCCGCGGATTATGCCGAACGGCGAGGATTTCATCATCAACGATCTCCCGGTCGGGACTCGGGTGATCTATCCGAATCCGCCGATCAAGGGATTGCCGAACCGCGAGGCGGCGATCCGTTACGCGATCAATCATCCGATCGACGCCAAGCCGCTCTATGCGCAGCTCGAACCGGGAATGCGCGTGACGATCGCGATGGATGACATTTCGCTGCCGCTGCCGCCGATGGCGACGCCCGATCTGCGTCAGACGATGCTCGAGGTCGTGCTCGATATGTGCGCCGCGAACGGCGTCGACGATATTCATCTGATCATCGCCAACTCGCTTCATCGCAAGATGACGGCGTGGGAAATGGAACGGATGGTCGGATCGCGCATCTTCAACGCCTTCTATCCCGACCGCTATTACAATCACGATGCCGAAGACGATGCGAACCTAGTGACGCTCGGCCACACGCGCCACAACGAACCGCTTCGCGTCAACCGCCGCGCGATCGAGTCCGATATCCTGATCTATCTCAACATCAACCTCGTCCCGATGGACGGCGGCCACAAGTCGGTCGCGGTCGGACTTTGCGATTACGAGAGTCTGCGTGCGCACCACGAGCCGCAGACGATCCGCGATTCGCATTCGTATATGGATCCGCCGGCGTCGGAGTTGAACCACAAGGTCATCCGCCTCGGGAAACTGGTCGACGAGGCGTGCAACGTCTTTCACATCGAGACCGCGATCAACAACAAGATGTTCCCGGACGGCTACGACATCCTGACGCGCAACGAGGACGAGTTCAGTTTTGCCGATCGTATGAAATGGGAAGCGATGAAGCGGACATTCTCAAAACTCCCGCGCGGAGCCCGGCGCAAGATGCTCCACGCGATTCCGGCGCAATACGAATTGATCGCCTGCCACGCGGGCGCGACCGAGCCGGTGCACGAGAAGATCCTCGAAAAGAACTACCAGCAATACGAGATCCCGGTAAAAGGCCAGTGCGACATTCTGATCACCGGAATCCCGGACATCTCGCCGTACAACGTGTATTCGGCGCTAAACCCATTGTTGGTACAGGTTATGGCTCTCGGCTATCACTTCAATATGTACCGCAACAAACCTTTGCTGAGGAAGGGCGGCGTGATGATCATCACGCATCCGTGCTTTGACGAGTTCGACCATAATTTCCACCCGAGTTACATCGAGTTTTTCCACAGGTTGCTACCCGAATCGCGCGATGCGTTCTATCTTCGCGAAAAATACGAGCGGGAATTTGCCGAAAATCCGGCCTACATCGAGATGTACCGGCGCGGCAACGCTTATCACGGAGCGCATCCGTTCTTTATGTGGTACTGGGGCGAAAACGGCCGGCAGCACGTCGGCAAGGTTATCGTCGCCGGCGCCGAGAACGCGCACGTCCCCGAGATGCTCGGTTGGGAACGCGCCGACAATCTGACGGACGCGATCGCGATGGCCAAGTCATACAAAGGACGCAGCGCGGAGATCACGATGCTCCATCAGCCGATCATCGGGCTTTGCAGCGTCACCGATTAG
- a CDS encoding type II toxin-antitoxin system VapC family toxin encodes MKYLLDTCAISEPRKPSPNQGFIEWLEDQIEDRLYLSALTIGEIRRGIYRLEPSRRRTELEEWLELLRKRFSGRVLPITETTFLFWGKMYGEFERTGVVRPAFDSLLEALALEHDLVIVTRNVRNFEKSNAGVLNPWVS; translated from the coding sequence ATGAAGTATCTTCTCGATACCTGCGCAATTTCTGAGCCACGAAAACCAAGTCCGAATCAAGGATTCATTGAATGGCTCGAGGATCAAATTGAGGATCGCTTGTATTTGAGTGCGTTGACGATAGGTGAAATTCGTCGCGGAATCTATCGGCTTGAGCCGAGTCGCAGAAGGACCGAACTCGAAGAATGGTTGGAATTGTTGCGAAAACGTTTTTCAGGTCGCGTTTTGCCGATCACGGAAACGACTTTCCTTTTTTGGGGCAAAATGTATGGCGAGTTTGAACGAACGGGAGTTGTAAGACCTGCGTTTGATTCGCTTCTCGAAGCGCTCGCATTGGAGCACGATCTGGTGATCGTGACACGAAACGTTCGGAATTTCGAAAAGTCGAATGCCGGGGTCTTAAATCCGTGGGTGAGTTAG
- a CDS encoding type II toxin-antitoxin system Phd/YefM family antitoxin, with protein sequence MSHTVKDAKNNLSTLIRLAERGAPQVIRRNGTEVAVVVSITEWRRIKGDGESLVEFLRNSPLDEIMKDLDRSDELPREVDLG encoded by the coding sequence ATGTCACACACCGTCAAAGATGCCAAGAACAATTTGAGTACGCTAATCCGCCTCGCGGAAAGAGGCGCGCCACAGGTAATTCGCCGCAATGGTACGGAAGTCGCGGTCGTTGTTTCGATAACTGAATGGCGGCGTATTAAAGGCGACGGCGAAAGTCTGGTTGAGTTCTTGCGCAACAGCCCGCTCGACGAGATTATGAAAGATTTGGATCGGTCAGATGAACTTCCGCGCGAGGTCGATCTCGGATGA
- a CDS encoding HAD-IB family hydrolase, translating into MNRNGQAAAFYDLEGTLVSTNLVHTLAFYSRRQQGLLNTIRKSVGTLAKLPAFGITDLYSRNVFNEYFFRSYEGESFDRLRYFSEELFEEVLKPAIFDGTPELIAQGKKLGQRQVVLTGALDFTIKHLMDHLGIDDYVANRMEFVNGYATGRVLPPVMASATKAKWMREYAEREIINLSDSYAYSDSISDLPMLSIVGHPVAVNPDFRLKQTAIQHDWAILDLK; encoded by the coding sequence ATGAACAGAAACGGACAGGCCGCCGCGTTTTATGATCTGGAGGGAACTCTGGTAAGCACCAATCTGGTGCATACGCTCGCGTTCTATTCCCGTCGCCAGCAAGGCCTGTTAAACACCATTCGCAAGAGTGTCGGAACGCTCGCCAAACTTCCGGCGTTCGGCATCACCGATCTTTATTCGCGCAACGTTTTCAACGAGTATTTTTTCCGAAGCTACGAGGGTGAATCGTTCGATCGTTTGCGCTATTTCAGCGAGGAGCTGTTTGAAGAGGTCCTGAAACCGGCGATCTTTGACGGCACGCCGGAACTGATCGCGCAGGGCAAGAAACTCGGCCAGCGTCAGGTCGTTCTGACCGGCGCGCTCGACTTTACGATCAAGCATCTGATGGATCATCTCGGCATCGACGACTACGTCGCGAACCGTATGGAATTCGTCAACGGCTACGCGACCGGCCGGGTGCTGCCGCCCGTGATGGCGTCGGCGACAAAGGCCAAATGGATGCGCGAATATGCCGAGCGTGAGATTATAAACTTAAGCGATTCATACGCTTACAGCGATTCGATATCGGATTTGCCGATGCTTTCCATCGTCGGGCACCCGGTTGCCGTCAACCCGGATTTCCGATTGAAGCAAACCGCGATACAACACGATTGGGCGATTTTGGATTTGAAATAG
- a CDS encoding tetratricopeptide repeat protein: MKPSNSYRFITIIATALLLASCASKAETESLDARTDPAVLADVISRSDELFRQREDLAKLREAVKMLGAIRNPNQRNFEVEWKFAKYNYCLGRQTTDEKESERAFEAGKQAGRIASRIEPSKPDGHFWFGANLGEQARRSPVTVGIKSIDDIRETMNKVIELDPKYQGASAYDALAQVELSTTGMMGGKPEKAVEYLEKALELEKENTYIYLHLAEAYAAVGRKPEARKHLEHLLRMKPDSEYIVEYKESTEKAKKMLETRF, from the coding sequence ATGAAACCTTCGAATTCTTACCGATTTATTACAATCATCGCGACCGCGTTACTCCTTGCCTCGTGCGCCTCCAAAGCGGAAACGGAATCGCTCGACGCCAGGACCGATCCCGCCGTCCTGGCGGATGTGATTTCCAGATCCGATGAACTCTTCAGACAACGCGAGGATCTTGCCAAGCTTCGGGAAGCAGTCAAAATGCTCGGGGCGATCAGAAATCCGAACCAGCGAAATTTTGAGGTCGAATGGAAGTTCGCGAAATACAATTACTGCCTCGGCCGACAGACGACGGACGAAAAGGAGTCGGAAAGGGCATTCGAAGCGGGTAAACAAGCCGGGCGAATCGCGTCGCGCATCGAGCCGTCGAAACCGGACGGACATTTCTGGTTCGGCGCGAATCTTGGTGAGCAAGCTCGTCGAAGCCCAGTTACCGTGGGCATCAAATCGATCGACGACATTCGCGAAACGATGAACAAGGTGATCGAACTCGACCCGAAATATCAGGGAGCAAGCGCCTATGATGCCTTGGCGCAGGTCGAGCTTTCAACGACCGGGATGATGGGCGGAAAACCCGAAAAAGCGGTCGAGTATCTTGAAAAGGCGCTCGAGCTCGAAAAGGAGAATACGTACATCTATTTGCATCTTGCCGAGGCGTACGCGGCGGTCGGCCGGAAGCCGGAAGCGCGAAAGCATCTCGAGCATTTGCTGAGGATGAAGCCGGATTCCGAATACATTGTTGAATACAAGGAATCGACCGAAAAAGCGAAAAAGATGCTGGAAACAAGGTTTTGA
- the coaD gene encoding pantetheine-phosphate adenylyltransferase, translated as MRKAIYPGSFDPITNGHLDIIARGCTLFDEVVVAVLNNPDKSSMFTVEERCEMLREVLPQASNCRIEVDSFQGLLVDYAKKKKAIAIVRGIRAISDYEYELQMALMNRRLAPELETIFLMSGEAFSYISSRLVKQIFNLGGKIEGLVPSLVEQRMTDKLASKTRRG; from the coding sequence ATGCGCAAAGCAATTTATCCGGGTTCGTTCGACCCGATCACGAACGGTCATCTCGACATTATCGCCCGCGGATGTACGCTGTTCGACGAGGTCGTCGTCGCCGTCCTCAACAACCCGGACAAAAGTTCGATGTTCACCGTCGAGGAGCGATGCGAGATGCTCCGCGAAGTTCTGCCGCAAGCGTCGAATTGCCGTATCGAGGTCGATTCGTTCCAAGGGCTCCTCGTTGATTACGCAAAGAAAAAGAAGGCGATCGCGATCGTCCGCGGCATCCGCGCGATCTCGGACTACGAATACGAACTCCAAATGGCGCTGATGAACCGCCGGCTCGCGCCCGAACTGGAGACGATCTTTCTGATGTCCGGCGAGGCGTTCTCGTACATTTCCTCGAGATTGGTCAAGCAGATCTTCAATCTCGGCGGGAAGATCGAAGGGCTCGTCCCGTCGCTCGTCGAGCAGAGGATGACCGACAAACTCGCATCCAAGACGCGCCGCGGGTGA
- a CDS encoding ankyrin repeat domain-containing protein, with translation MIAVTREHLRQKHPRLRGLSVVEAENEGLSLADAQFLIAREYGFESWSGFRKSIEETLKSECGSENTEPDTTVPNLFLDARDPVALSVVKAIQDGNVDVLIRLLEATPNLARARIRDEANPKMARSLLHIATDWPGHFPGVAETIDALVAAGAETDAPFVGGPHRETALHWAASSDDLAALNALLDAGANIEAKGAVIAGGSPIADAVAFGQWNAAARLAELGAEMNADHEAALGYLKRIQKRWSDAKPTSAEIDQAFWFACHGGQRRVAEHLLELGADPNWSPAWEKKTAREAAIRSGFADLADWIQRIRTK, from the coding sequence ATGATCGCGGTAACACGCGAGCATTTGCGGCAAAAGCATCCCCGTTTGCGAGGCTTGTCCGTGGTCGAAGCAGAAAATGAAGGGCTTTCGCTCGCGGATGCACAGTTTCTGATCGCCCGCGAATACGGATTCGAGAGTTGGTCAGGATTCCGCAAATCGATCGAGGAGACTCTCAAATCCGAATGCGGGTCCGAAAACACCGAACCCGACACGACAGTTCCGAATCTGTTTCTTGACGCCCGGGACCCCGTTGCGTTGTCTGTCGTCAAGGCGATTCAGGATGGCAATGTCGACGTATTGATCCGACTTCTGGAAGCAACTCCGAACCTGGCACGCGCCAGGATCAGAGACGAGGCCAACCCCAAAATGGCCCGTTCTCTTCTGCATATCGCAACCGATTGGCCCGGGCATTTTCCGGGAGTGGCCGAAACGATCGACGCTTTGGTCGCTGCCGGCGCGGAAACGGACGCGCCGTTCGTCGGCGGCCCGCATCGCGAAACCGCGCTTCACTGGGCCGCCAGCAGCGATGACCTTGCGGCACTGAATGCGTTGCTTGATGCCGGTGCAAACATCGAGGCAAAGGGGGCGGTGATCGCAGGCGGCAGTCCGATCGCCGATGCCGTCGCTTTTGGGCAATGGAATGCAGCCGCGAGACTTGCGGAACTCGGCGCGGAAATGAACGCCGACCACGAAGCCGCGCTCGGGTACCTGAAGCGGATTCAGAAACGCTGGTCGGACGCAAAGCCGACATCCGCCGAGATCGACCAAGCGTTTTGGTTTGCTTGTCACGGCGGACAGCGCCGTGTCGCGGAGCATTTGCTGGAACTTGGCGCCGACCCGAATTGGTCGCCGGCGTGGGAGAAGAAAACCGCGCGGGAAGCTGCGATTCGGAGCGGATTCGCCGATCTGGCGGACTGGATTCAAAGAATCCGGACGAAATGA
- a CDS encoding pyridoxal phosphate-dependent aminotransferase: MTPFTVSDNVSRMQASSTLKAMQAAANLREQGYDVIDLTVGEPDFPTPQFIKDLAVEGLNKGLTKYTPSSGMKSFTESISHFYRDQFGADFAPSEVAAACGGKQALFNAVCTLVNRGDDVLIPKPYWVTFPEIVNFCGANNVFIDTEATDFILTADQVRDAITPTTKLLIINSPSNPSGCVVPAAEMRRIVETCAERGIYVLTDECYLFFAYPPAEVFTSAVLPKELRNFVAIAGSFSKTYAMTGWRIGYTIANEQWTKAMVKLQSHSATHPTSFVQYACGRALDRREESMNAVSAMLAEYKRRRDWFIPELQKVNGFKCAMPEGAFYAFVDVRGLLGDKFATSADVADHLLHEAYTVVTDGAGFGADGFLRLSYATSMENLRTAIERINKLF, encoded by the coding sequence ATGACTCCGTTTACTGTTTCCGATAACGTCTCAAGAATGCAGGCTTCGTCGACTCTTAAGGCGATGCAGGCGGCGGCCAATCTTCGCGAGCAGGGCTACGATGTGATCGATCTCACGGTCGGCGAGCCGGACTTTCCGACGCCGCAGTTCATCAAAGACCTCGCCGTCGAAGGGCTCAACAAAGGCCTGACCAAGTACACGCCCTCGAGCGGTATGAAGTCCTTTACCGAGTCGATCTCTCATTTCTACAGGGATCAGTTCGGCGCCGACTTCGCGCCGTCGGAGGTGGCGGCGGCTTGCGGCGGTAAGCAGGCGCTCTTTAACGCCGTCTGCACGCTGGTCAACCGCGGCGACGACGTCCTGATTCCTAAGCCGTATTGGGTGACTTTCCCCGAGATCGTCAATTTCTGCGGCGCGAACAACGTCTTTATCGATACCGAGGCGACCGATTTTATTCTTACCGCCGACCAGGTTCGCGATGCGATCACGCCGACGACGAAACTCCTGATCATCAATTCGCCGAGCAATCCGTCCGGTTGCGTAGTGCCGGCGGCCGAAATGCGCCGCATCGTCGAGACCTGCGCCGAACGCGGGATCTATGTCCTGACCGACGAATGCTATCTTTTCTTCGCGTACCCGCCGGCGGAAGTTTTTACATCCGCCGTTTTGCCGAAAGAACTGCGGAACTTCGTGGCGATCGCCGGGAGTTTCTCGAAGACCTACGCGATGACCGGTTGGCGAATCGGTTACACGATCGCGAATGAACAATGGACGAAGGCGATGGTCAAACTCCAGAGCCATTCGGCGACGCATCCGACGAGCTTCGTGCAATACGCTTGCGGGCGCGCCCTCGACCGGCGCGAGGAATCGATGAACGCGGTCAGCGCGATGCTTGCCGAATACAAGCGCCGCCGTGACTGGTTTATCCCGGAACTTCAAAAGGTCAACGGATTCAAATGCGCGATGCCTGAGGGCGCGTTTTACGCGTTCGTCGATGTCCGCGGGCTTTTGGGTGATAAGTTCGCGACCTCCGCCGATGTCGCGGACCATCTGCTCCACGAAGCGTACACCGTCGTCACCGACGGTGCCGGGTTCGGAGCCGACGGGTTCTTGCGGCTCTCTTACGCGACATCGATGGAAAACCTGCGGACGGCGATTGAAAGGATAAACAAGCTGTTCTGA